From Lacerta agilis isolate rLacAgi1 chromosome Z, rLacAgi1.pri, whole genome shotgun sequence, the proteins below share one genomic window:
- the SEC16A gene encoding protein transport protein Sec16A isoform X5: MQPPPQTIPTGAGGPPPLATSQNMYWRSNPFGKRATVPVSAATGPVQPVTDPFAFGKQAPQGAQFAASNNPRGNPPVVQDFSLAAFPPHAADSPHGLLSFSPAAPVSQPGGNSAFSSVAAPMPLFAPQVTNSAETPLSIEPGKRTHSPLGQHHSMGIALENSVSGHQGLAPMPDRPLSRQEAGGNPSNSASLSASLSFFSPAQQTVPQWKPSQVSSGPPQGQAYSPYPEPPSQNTHYAVTQSAAGVSQPGPHMEPHQNSPQQPLVHNAAQAPLTYGDVSSMTASQSSGHHHTVWQNAGAGCPWPSHLPQEHFYLQPLETTYTLGNPTAQESDSSAEPQGTSEAASRQCPTSADSGTVSMFFKGDEAENEEILSSEGAEQASSSADTFQQTMGHTYYQPLHSQQIPAASFSPMQGSTAEGLEAQHPFRATCEPHDAQAGKSAAFLTEDKAGLADAQGPVSTQYENIENLECVPNQEVLPSEPTNQSRLSPGAAPDPTRYTSLIGPSLPKSSTTSRLERGPNLEAPDLLPHPIRPDSVSSNYSSLSQWSLPSASQPQELGTFIQQESGKLPEEEASSSSSMGFFKQIDSSPLGGDGSRQSPGKSYHHSGPVSHAPTPSPPKPMGVFQTSANSSFEPVRSHGLGVKPPEADQAKMVAELRESLSSAKKSQATPVASPGNLEQPPDNLETLFVPRDYPLPLTLGSGAAGALQPSGGSLLENVQSVPEKKLPGRAQGNRKKCESPATTLWAHSEVPNFGGNVLLAPAAPAVQVPTKQATQVLQPPEEALPGQQSLSPGSIPHPPSLAGNVSSENLENPPKLGEEEALRSQASSGYASLLSSPPTEALQNQPVLIAQPNQSYSLAQPVNFSLTDQLSKSESSHLAKDPGGGNKPLLGIHTSGNSLSENMPLGQPRPAGQTSVSAAALSNSNFLQNPHGTSEMASNKPSPSLMHPASEGTFNLAHESQKGTVSEGLPSDLSGKPRANASSVTSTPLTLAAGPVNSSHSRSMNSGSQELPRVLDYTVAKPLEQSSTTSCTQVHNQSLSSGLVFVHPGRVENEVQDPQHFYQQVTKDVQPPGGTSPLKQQQQAASSGQPHVPSNPQVHPGSSSAQQPPGHRTYEADGGLVTYAQASMESKPVSSSQPLSAPAATSQTNAVTVAGQPAGIPSQHEPQHPPPSQTPCQTTFIQPQNPYYYYGHPYNSYPSYQSPYPPVDPRTAHLYYQEHPYGRYDPATQHYDTTAPSRNARSYHQGEPERPSSRASHTSDKPSSRQGYPEDYYNTKSGWNDYYSDYYVNPYDYGGQSRYPYDARYRDPSVYDQRYWDYPEQHPYQKREAYPYTNSHDQYDEHWQYDPRFTASFDDLEPRRNPFADEFDRHSVHSEQSGHSLRSSHSRRSSFSSRSQQSQVYRSNHDLTAGTYEANHQPVSLHTEYSYDHFGEQSPFMDSYATQAAWMTVEQAPSRPLPPEKFSVPHVCCRFGPGGYLIKVLANLPSEGQPALVEIHSMEMVMQHSLEQEEMRAFPGPLTKEETHKVDVINFAQNQATRCFKNDTLIDKESARLLWDFIILLCRQNGTVVGTDLAELLLQDHRTVWLPGKSPNEANLIDFTNEALEQAEEESGEAQLSFLSDSLIATIGNLEKETDRFRELLLYGRKKDALESAMKHGLWGHALLLASKMDSRAHARVMTRFANSLPINDPLQTVYQLMSGRMPAASTCCGDEKWGDWRPHLAMVLSNLTNNMEVEHRTITTMGDTLASRGLLDAAHFCYLMAQVGFGVYTKKTTKLVLIGSNHSSPFSKFSTNEAIRRTEAYEYAQSLGTQPCSLPNFQVFKFIYACRLAEVGLAAQAFHYCEVISKAILKNPCYYSPVLISQLIQISPRLRLFDPQIREKPEQEFFDEPDWLIQLRSLDGQIKEGGIAYSAGRSTPQQYACSTPSSELDHVSQSEGMGAGHEMLSGSDNPLLASLLPGTGHPVQPSVQLMPSAPQAILDGSVTAAPSSYSETTGHTPFYPAAPPPTGPGPSYAHAYVAEQNPPYPVMGVVPQTGPSSQANELQLQEQLNQDAGVQGSSQETQAWKARPEPREDDFYGKMASMQGSGRRSRSTSQSSVHMGFGARSRTTSESSVHSVGRERRNSAAKQPSPPPPAIPEGKPSKKEPEPRKSGATWLGWLMGKGKNEAHLPDDKNKSIVWDEKKQRWVNLDEPEEESKPPPPPPSGFPQVPQAVPSGSGGPPNSTINMFSRKAAGSRARYVDILNPGGAKSPSGGAAPPAPSDLFAPLAPMPIAANLFVPNSVPEDQLPLEEKEAGGQLAPGSQSNPGVAAEPSYLNSAVLPSGSELPPSNAEDSQPGEPPSGAPPAGTVQFYNPSQFVQPAPASGNSRHGRIGQRKYPTLK, encoded by the exons ATGCAGCCTCCGCCACAAACCATCCCCACTGGGGCAGGGGGGCCCCCTCCACTGGCAACATCACAGAACATGTATTGGCGAAGCAACCCATTCGGCAAGCGGGCTACCGTGCCAGTCTCTGCAGCTACAGGCCCGGTGCAACCCGTGACAGACCCCTTTGCCTTTGGCAAGCAGGCCCCACAAGGTGCCCAGTTTGCTGCCAGCAACAACCCCAGAGGCAATCCACCTGTTGTGCAAGACTTTTCTCTAGCAGCgtttcctccacatgcagcagacAGTCCTCATGGTCTACTCTCATTTTCCCCAGCAGCACCTGTGTCTCAACCTGGAGGAAACAGTGCGTTTTCGAGTGTGGCAGCCCCCATGCCATTGTTTGCTCCACAAGTCACAAACAGTGCTGAAACGCCTTTGAGCATTGAACCTGGCAAACGTACCCATAGCCCTCTGGGGCAGCATCATTCCATGGGGATTGCTCTTGAAAATTCTGTCAGCGGGCACCaggggttggctcctatgccGGACAGGCCTCTGAGCAGGCAGGAGGCTGGTGGGAATCCAAGCAACTCTGCTTCCCTGTCAGCATCTTTGTCTTTCTTCTCTCCTGCCCAGCAAACTGTGCCTCAGTGGAAACCCTCCCAAGTGAGCTCAGGGCCACCTCAGGGCCAGGCTTATTCTCCCTACCCAGAGCCACCATCCCAAAACACCCACTATGCTGTAACTCAGTCTGCTGCTGGTGTTTCCCAGCCAGGTCCCCACATGGAGCCCCATCAGAATTCTCCACAGCAGCCTCTCGTTCACAATGCTGCTCAGGCCCCATTGACGTATGGtgatgtgtccagcatgactgcCAGCCAGAGCTCTGGTCACCATCACACTGTTTGGCAAAATGCAGGAGCAGGGTGCCCTTGGCCCAGCCACCTCCCTCAAGAACACTTTTACCTGCAACCTCTTGAAACAACTTACACTCTTGGCAACCCCACTGCTCAAGAAAGCGACTCCTCAGCTGAACCACAAGGCACATCTGAAGCAGCCAGCAGGCAGTGCCCGACCAGTGCTGATTCAGGTACGGTTTCCATGTTTTTCAAAGGTGATGAGGCTGAGAACGAGGAGATCCTTTCATCGGAAGGAGCCGAGCAGGCCAGCAGCAGCGCTGACACTTTTCAACAGACAATGGGCCACACATACTACCAGCCCCTCCACTCTCAGCAGATCCCGGCAGCATCTTTCTCTCCTATGCAGGGAAGCACAGCTGAGGGCCTGGAGGCTCAGCATCCCTTCAGAGCCACCTGTGAGCCACATGATGCCCAGGCTGGCAAAAGTGCAGCCTTCCTCACTGAAGACAAAGCCGGCCTTGCCGATGCTCAAGGGCCTGTCAGCACACAGTACGAAAACATTGAGAACCTGGAGTGTGTTCCGAACCAGGAAGTCCTGCCGAGTGAGCCTACAAACCAGAGCCGTTTGTCTCCTGGGGCGGCCCCAGATCCGACTAGGTACACCTCACTGATAGGCCCATCACTGCCGAAGTCTAGCACCACCAGCCGTCTGGAAAGAGGGCCAAACCTTGAAGCGCCTGATCTTTTGCCTCACCCCATCCGGCCCGACAGTGTCTCCTCCAACTACAGCAGCCTGAGCCAGTGGAGTCTCCCCAGCGCATCTCAGCCACAGGAGCTGGGCACATTTATCCAGCAGGAGAGCGGGAAGCTCCCAGAGGAGGAGGCATCATCATCTTCCTCCATGGGCTTCTTCAAGCAGATTGATTCCTCCCCTTTGGGAGGGGATGGTAGCAGGCAGAGCCCTGGCAAGAGTTACCACCACAGCGGCCCTGTGTCCCATGCACCCACCCCAAGCCCTCCCAAGCCCATGGGGGTCTTTCAGACGAGCGCCAACAGTTCATTCGAGCCTGTCAGGTCACATGGGTTGGGGGTCAAGCCCCCTGAGGCCGACCAGGCGAAGATGGTGGCTGAGCTGAGAGAGAGCCTTTCAAGTGCCAAGAAGAGCCAGGCCACCCCAGTCGCCTCACCGGGGAACCTGGAGCAGCCTCCTGATAATCTGGAGACCCTTTTCGTGCCCCGGGACTACCCCTTACCTCTCACGTTGGGGAGTGGTGCTGCAGGGGCTCTGCAACCCAGCGGTGGGTCCTTGTTGGAAAATGTGCAGTCAGTCCCTGAGAAGAAACTGCCAGGCAGGGCCCAGGGAAACAGGAAAAAATGTGAGAGCCCAGCCACTACGCTCTGGGCCCACAGcgaggtgccaaattttggggGGAATGTGCTGTTGGCCCCGGCTGCTCCAGCAGTGCAGGTGCCGACCAAGCAGGCCACCCAGGTGCTCCAGCCACCTGAGGAAGCTTTGCCTGGCCAGCAGTCCCTCTCACCAGGGTCCATCCCCCACCCACCATCCTTGGCTGGGAATGTGTCTTCCGAAAACTTGGAAAACCCTCCCAAGCTGGGGGAAGAAGAGGCTCTTCGCTCCCAGGCGAGTTCAGGTTACGcaagcctcctctcctccccacctacAGAGGCTCTGCAGAACCAGCCTGTCCTGATCGCCCAGCCGAATCAAAGCTACAGCTTGGCTCAGCCAGTTAATTTCTCCCTCACTGATCAGCTGAGCAAAAGTGAAAGCAGCCACTTGGCAAAAGATCCTGGGGGTGGCAATAAGCCTCTGCTGGGCATCCACACCAGTGGAAACTCGCTTAGTGAAAACATGcctctggggcaacccagacctGCAGGTCAGAcatctgtttctgctgctgctctgtcAAATTCTAATTTTTTACAAAATCCCCACGGCACTTCTGAAATGGCCTCAAATAAACCTTCCCCCTCACTGATGCACCCAGCCTCCGAAGGCACCTTCAACTTAGCTCATGAAAGCCAAAAAGGTACTGTTTcagaagggctgccttcagacttGTCTGGCAAGCCCAGGGCTAATGCCTCTAGTGTGACGTCAACCCCTCTGACCCTCGCTGCAGGCCCTGTGAACAGCAGTCACAGCAGATCCATGAACTCAGGCAGCCAGGAGCTTCCCAGGGTGCTAGATTACACGGTAGCAAAGCCCCTGGAGCAAAGCAGCACCACCAGCTGCACCCAGGTGCATAACCAGTCACTCTCCAGTGGGCTGGTGTTTGTTCACCCTGGCCGGGTGGAGAATGAGGTTCAGGATCCACAGCATTTCTATCAGCAGGTCACAAAAGATGTGCAGCCTCCGGGTGGCACTTCccccctgaagcagcagcagcaggcagcatcCTCAGGGCAGCCCCATGTGCCGTCCAACCCCCAGGTGCATCCTGGAAGCAGCTCTGCCCAGCAGCCCCCAGGCCACAGGACTTATGAGGCTGACGGGGGTTTGGTAACCTACGCTCAGGCGTCCATGGAAAGCAAGCCGGTGTCGTCGAGCCAACCTCTGAGTGCTCCGGCTGCCACCAGCCAGACTAATGCAGTGACAGTGGCTGGTCAGCCAGCCGGGATCCCCTCTCAGCATGAGCCGCAGCACCCGCCGCCTTCTCAGACCCCCTGCCAGACCACCTTCATCCAGCCACAGAACCCTTACTACTACTATGGGCACCCCTACAACAGTTACCCTTCGTACCAGTCGCCATACCCTCCAGTGGACCCCAGGACTGCTCACCTTTATTACCAG GAGCATCCATACGGCCGATACGACCCTGCCACCCAGCACTATGACACCACGGCACCCAGTAGGAACGCTAGGAGCTATCATCAGGGGGAACCAGAGCGCCCCAGCTCCAGAGCAAGCCACACCTCTGATAAACCCTCCTCCAG GCAGGGATATCCTGAAGATTACTACAACACCAAAAGCGGATGGAATGATTACTACTCGGACTATTACGTAAATCCCTATGATTATGGAG GTCAAAGCCGTTACCCATACGACGCCAGGTACAGAGACCCCAGTGTTTACGACCAGAGATACTGGGATTACCCAGAACAGCACCCTTACCAAAAGAGAGAGGCCTATCCCTACACAAACAG CCACGACCAGTACGATGAGCACTGGCAGTATGATCCCCGCTTTACCGCCAGTTTTGACGACCTAGAGCCTCGCCGGAACCCCTTTGCGGACGAGTTTGACCGACACAGTGTTCACAGTGAACAGTCTGGCCACAGCCTGCGCAGCTCCCACAGCCGACGGAGCAGCTTCAGCTCCCGTTCCCAGCAG AGCCAGGTGTATCGAAGCAACCATGACCTGACAGCCGGCACCTATGAAGCGAATCACCAACCAGTCTCACTCCACACTGAGTATTCTTATGACCACTTTGGCGAGCAGTCCCCTTTCATGGACAGCTATGCAACTCAAGCTGCGTGGATGACTGTGGAACAAG CCCCTTCAAGGCCTCTACCGCCTGAGAAATTTTCAGTGCCCCATGTCTGCTGCAGGTTTGGTCCTGGGGGCTACCTGATCAAGGTCCTGGCGAACCTGCCTTCGGAGGGGCAGCCAGCTTTGGTTGAGATCCACAGTATGGAG ATGGTGATGCAGCACTCTTTGGAGCAGGAGGAGATGAGAGCCTTCCCTGGCCCCCTCACCAA AGAAGAGACTCACAAAGTGGACGTTATTAATTTTGCCCAGAATCAAGCCACCCGGTGTTTTAAGAATGACACTCTGATCGACAAGGAGTCTGCCCGGCTCCTCTGGGACTTCATCATTCTCCTGTGCAGACAGAACGGG ACAGTGGTGGGCACAGACCTTGCTGAGCTCCTGCTGCAGGATCATCGCACAGTGTGGCTCCCAGGGAAATCGCCCAATGAAGCAAACCTGATTGACTTCACAAACGAGGCCCtggagcaggcagaggaggagtcTGGAGAAGCCCAGCTCTCCTTCCTCTCAGACAGCCTCATCGCCACCATTGGCAACCTCGAGAAGGAAACAGACCGGTTCCGGGAGCTCTTGCTCTATGGCCGCAAGAAG gacGCTCTGGAATCAGCCATGAAACACGGGCTCTGGGGCCACGCTTTGCTGCTGGCCAGCAAGATGGACAGTAGGGCTCACGCAAGAGTGATGACCAG GTTCGCCAACAGCCTCCCAATCAATGACCCCCTGCAGACTGTCTACCAGCTCATGTCCGGGAGGATGCCCGCAGCATCCACA TGCTGTGGAGATGAAAAATGGGGAGACTGGAGACCCCACTTGGCAATGGTCCTTTCCAACCTGACAAATAACATGGAGGTGGAGCACAGGACGATCACCACCATGGGCGACACACTTG CTTCGAGAGGCCTCCTAGATGCTGCTCACTTCTGCTACCTGATGGCTCAAGTCGGATTCGGAGTCTACACAAAGAAAACAACTAAGCTGGTTCTGATTGGCTCAAACcacag TTCACCTTTTTCAAAGTTCTCCACCAATGAAGCCATCCGAAGGACAGAAGCCTATGAATATGCGCAGTCCCTGGGGACACAGCCATGCTCGTTGCCTAATTTCCAG GTTTTTAAGTTTATCTACGCCTGTCGACTGGCCGAAGTGGGGCTGGCCGCACAGGCCTTCCATTACTGTGAAGTGATTTCCAAAGCCATCCTCAAGAACCCCTGTTACTATTCCCCGGTCCTGATTAGTCAGCTGATTCAG ATCTCCCCTCGATTGCGGCTCTTTGACCCTCAGATAAGGGAGAAACCTGAGCAGGAATTTTTTGATGAGCCCGATTGGTTGATACAACTTCGAAGCTTAGATGGGCAGATCAAG gaGGGCGGGATTGCTTACAGCGCAGGAAGATCCACACCTCAGCAATATGCCTGCAGCACACCAAGCTCTGAACTGGACCATGTCAGTCAAAGCGAGGGGATGGGGGCTGGCCATGAGATGCTATCTGGCTCTGACAACCCACTCCTGGCCTCCTTGCTTCCTGGCACAGGTCACCCTGTGCAGCCAAGTGTCCAGCTGATGCCTTCCG CTCCCCAGGCCATCCTTGACGGCTCAGTCACCGCGGCACCTTCTTCCTATTCAGAGACTACTGGCCATACGCCTTTCTACCCTGCGGCTCCTCCTCCTACAGGGCCAGGACCCAGCTATGCCCATGCCTATGTTGCCGAGCAGAACCCTCCGTACCCTGTGATGGGGGTGGTGCCACAAACAGGCCCATCTTCTCAAGCAAATGAGCTTCAGCTACAGGAACAGCTCAACCAGGATGCAG GAGTGCAGGGCAGCTCCCAGGAGACTCAAGCTTGGAAGGCCAGACCAGAGCCCAGAGAGGATGACTTCTATGGGAAAATGGCAAGCATG CAGGGCTCGGGCCGACGATCCAGATCCACCTCCCAGTCTTCAGTCCATATG GGCTTCGGAGCGCGATCCCGGACCACCTCAGAATCCTCTGTGCACTCTGTTGGGCGCGAGAGGCGGAACTCTGCGGCCAagcagccctccccacccccacctgccatCCCAGAAGGGAAGCCAAGCAAAAAAGAGCCTGAGCCTCGGAAG AGTGGAGCAACGTGGCTTGGCTGGCTGATGGGAAAAGGCAAGAACGAAGCTCACCTCCCTGATGATAAGAACAAATCA ATTGTCTGGGATGAAAAGAAACAGCGGTGGGTCAACTTGGATGAACCGGAGGAAGAG AGCAagccaccacctccacctccttcAGGGTTCCCTCAGGTCCCTCAAGCAGTTCCCTCTGGATCAGGAGGACCTCCCAACAGCACCATAAACATGTTCTCCAGGAAAGCAG CAGGAAGCAGAGCCCGGTATGTCGACATCCTGAACCCTGGTGGGGCCAAGTCACCCAGTGGTGGTGCTGCACCCCCTGCTCCATCAGACCTCTTTGCTCCCCTGGCCCCCATGCCCATCGCAGCAAACCTCTTTGTCCCAAACTCAG TTCCAGAGGATCAGCTGCCTTTGGAGGAGAAAGAGGCGGGAGGGCAGCTGGCGCCAGGAAGCCAGAGCAACCCTGGAGTGGCTGCAGAACCCTCA TACTTAAATTCTGCCGTGTTGCCGTCTGGCTCTGAGCTCCCTCCCTCCAATGCAGAGGACTCCCAGCCTGGAGAG CCACCTTCAGGAGCACCCCCAGCCGGCACAGTCCAGTTTTACAACCCTTCCCAGTTTGTGCAG CCTGCTCCAGCTTCAGGAAACTCAAGACATGGCAGAATTGGACAGAGAAAATACCCCACCTTAAAATAG